GGGCACCAAGTCATCTCTTTAACCAGAAAGAAAAATGAGGGGGGTATCTTTTGGGATCCTGATGAAGGAGTTCTTTCCAAAGATGCCCTTGAAAACTTTGATGTCGTAATCAATCTTGCTGGAGAAAATATTTCCTCAGGAAGATGGACAGAAGCAAAAAAAAAGAAAATCTTAGAGAGCCGGATTAAATCAACCCATTTACTGGTACAAACATTAAAAGGATTAAAAAATCCTCCTCAAAAACTCCTCAATGCTTCTGCTGTTGGATATTATGGGATAGAATCCTATGGCGCAGTTAGTGAAAACGCTCCTAATGGCTCTGGTTTTTTAGCTAAAGTTTGTCAAGAATGGGAACATGCTGCTCTTCCAGCTCAGCAAGCAGGTATCAAAACTGTTTTTATGCGCTTTGGCATCGTTTTAAGTGCTAGGGGAGGGGCGTTAGCTAAAATGTTGACTCCTTTCAAGTTAGGTTTAGGGGGGACCCTCGGCTCAGGTAAGCAATGGATGAGTTGGATTGCAATTGACGATTTAGTTGAAGCCATTTTCTTCGTCCTCAACCATCCAGAGCTAGAGGGAGCTATCAACTTCGTTTCTCCTGAACCTGTGACGAATAAAGAATTTACAAAAGCGCTTGGTGCTACCTTAAATCGCCCTACTTTTTTCCCCTTGCCGGCATGGGTTGCAAAATTAGTATGGGGAGAAATGGCAGAAGAGCTGCTTTTATCTGGAGTAAAAGCCTCTCCTCACCAGCTAGAAAAAAGTCACTATTCATTTCTCTATCCAAACTTGAGCGAGGCTTTAAAGCATCTTATTAAGTAGGGAAAATTCTATGCATGCAAAAATTGCTCTTGTTACAGGCGCTAACCGAGGTCTTGGTTTATAGACCTGCAAGGAACTCGCCAAAAATGACATCGAGGTGATCTTAACAAGTCGAGATGTTTTAAAAGGAAAAAAAACAGCTTGATGAATTCTAACGGCAAGATCTAGAAATAGAATTCTTAAAGCTGGATGCCGATGATGAGTATGCTGTAGAGCAAGCGCAAAACAAGCATGTCTGCCTTGGATATCCTTCCTCCTTATTGAAGCCTTTTGGCCTTTGATGCAACTTAACCAATATGGGAAAATAGTCAACGTCTCTAGTCAGGCAGGGCAGCTTGCGCATATAGGTTACAGAGTATCCAGCTTATCGCATTTCTAAGACTGCCTTAAATACTGAGACTGTTATTTAGGCTGCAAAATTTCGTGGAACAAATATTAGACCTCTTTCATAATTTCATTTGCTTGTTAAAGTTACCCTTTTTGGCGCCTTCATCGTTAAATTTTTCAACCATATGCACTCATATGCTCTCAAAATTTTCCGATAAATTCACTCAAAAATGATCAAATTTTTCAAGTAAAGCAAGTTATGCAAGAGGTCTATTCTCGTGAATTCTGCTTGCCCTGATGGGGGTAAAAACAGGTAAGGAGGGCTCTAATACACCGGGAGTCTAGAAGAGGGGATTGAAATGGTTGCTTGAGCGGCTACACTTGCCTGATCATGGTTTTTGAAGCTGCTTTTTCTATGACAAAAACAAGATAATGTGGTAGGAAGTGGGCTTTTTTGATCTTTAACTAAGAGGGAGATGTCTCTCCCCCTTAGTAATAATCTAGAAGCGATAAGCGAGTTCACCACCAACATAGGGGCATGATCTGAAACGATGCTGCTTTTTATGGTGGTAATGTTGATTTGTGATTTTCAATCTCCCACCTAGCATTTCGCCAACGTGAGCATTGAGTGAAAAACGACCATCGCAAGCGAGATAATCGATTCCCAATTCTAACCCGCCAGAGGTATAGACAACAACGGCTCTAGATAATCTTTCGTTAGGTCCAGTACGGTGACGAGAGAGAATCGCTTTCGCCGCAAAAGAAATCGACCAGTTGTCGTCTAAGAAATATTGAAGAGATATATCTACTGGGAAAACTGCATTAAGTTTCCACTTTTCATTAATATGCCAGTCAAAACCAACGATAGGGCAGACGCGATCGAACTTCATCCCTGTAAAAGCAAGAAAACCTAAGTGAATGTTGACGCCAGGTGAGTAAGTATAACGTCCCCAGGCATAAAGATCCCAAGTAACATACTTGCTAAATTTAAAATGGTTCACATCAAAGTTGGCTCTAATTTCGGCCAACCATAGCCAATCGTACATTCTTTTAGACGATGCTCCAATACCCAAAGATAGAGTATTAAATTCATCCTGCTTAAAATAAGGATTTCTTCTCCAGTTAATTCTGGTGTACTCATAACCTGCTAGCGCGTAAGCGGAATCAGAATTGCATTCATCATGGTAGAATACCATGCTGCCTTCAAGATCGGCTTCAGCATACTGAACTTTTCCATGACTTTTACGCTTCAAGTTAGCTTTAGCTGTCGAGTCGAAAGTAAATTTCAAATGGTAAGGTGTGTTTTCATCCTGGCCTTGGAGCCATGTCTTTTGAACGGTGCTATCGTCTGTTATCTCAGCAAATAGAGGAAGAGCGATAGAAAATAGTACAAATATAATAGGGCAAAGTCTTTTCACTTAAGAGATCCTCCGTTTAGTAAAATAACGTTTTTAAGGCATTGCAGCAAATCTCGTCAACTTATAAATTGCAATAAGAGCTATTCTAACAGTAAATTTTTTTATCGGAGAGCATCAATATGACCACCGTATCCGCATCAGAACAGCTGTCTAAGTTAAAGTGGTTAGTATTCTCAACTCTCATCGTCATGGGACTCGAAGTACTTTCTTTTTGGAAGATTTCCCTTCCCCCTGCCTTTGGTGCTCTATTTTATGGAACCCTCATCTGCGTTATTGGTTGGGAGACATTGCAAAAAGGCTTTCAAGCTCTGCTACATTTGAATTTCAAAAGCATTAACCTTTTAATGCTCATTGCAGTTGCTGGAGCCTTTTATCTTGGAGATTATGAGGAGGCAGCTGTTGTCATTGTTCTTTTTTCTTTGGCAGAACATTTAGAAGAAAGCGGCATTAGCAAAAGTAAATCAGCCCTCAATATTTTGCTGAATCAAATGCCAAAAAAAATTCTTCTAAAGGATAGCAACCAATTGGTTGATGTGGAATCTGTCAAGGTTTCCGAAATAATCAGAGTTAAGCCTGGTCAAATGATTCCCTTAGATGGAAAGGTGATAGGGGGTGCCTCTTTTGTGGATGAATCGACAATTACTGGTGAGCCCATCCCTCAAGATAAACGCCCTGGAGACATGGTCTACGCCGGCACGCTAAATAATCAAGGTTATATTGATGTACTGGTGTCGAAAGAATTTCAAAATACGGCCCTTGCCAAAATTCGCCAAATGACTTTTCAATCTTCACAATATAAAGCGGAAACTCAACGTTTCATAGAACATTTTTCAAGCTATTACACACCGGCAATCTTAGTTCTAGCGCTTTTCTGGATGAGCGCGCTTCCTCTTATTTTTGCTCGTCCCTTTCAAGAAAGTTTTTACCAAGCTTTAAATCTCCTCGTCATTGCTTGTCCTTGTGCTTTAGTGATCTCGACGCCAATTGCAATTTTTTCCGCTATTGGTAGTGCTTCAAAGAGAGGTGTTCTCATTAAAGGAGGCAAATTTTTAGAAGCATTAGGACGCCTTAGCGCTCTTGCTCTCGATAAAACGCGCACTCTTACAAAAGGAAAACCTTTTGTTTCAGAGATCATTCCTTTGGGAAAGAAATCAAGAGAAGGCCTTTTGGCCTGTGCTGCTGGGATTGAAAAGCTTTCCGAGCATCCTCTAGCAGCTAGCATCGTTGAGGCTGCGGAAAAGGAAAATTTGGCTTTACACTCGGTTGAAAATTTTGAAAGCTTTGTGGGTAAAGGAGCTAAAGCCGATTGTCTTGTCTGTTATGACAGACACCACTGTATTGGTAAATTACAATTTATTATGGAAGAGCATGGAGTGCCTCAAGCTGTTCTTGACTCTATTGAAGAGCTGCAAAATCAAGGTAAATCTGTTATTGTTGTCAGTACCAACCACTCCATCGAGGGACTCATAGCTCTTGAGGATGAACTCAGGCCCGACAGCAAAAAACTCATTGATGCGCTAAAGGAACTTCATGTCCATCCTGTGATGTTGACTGGCGATCATAAAATTTCGGCAAATGTGATTGCCGAGAAGCTGGGTATTAAGGATGTGCGTTCCGAATTACTTCCTGAAGAAAAGGGGGTGAGTATTCAAGAGCTATTAACGAAATACCAAGTTGTAGGGATGGTTGGCGATGGTGTGAACGATGGCCCCGCCCTTGCTTTATCCTCAGTAGGCATTTCTATGGCGGAGTTGGGGAGCGATACAGCATTAGAAGCGGCGTCTGTTGTCTTGTTAAATGATAACCTTTTGCTTATTCCAGAGCTCATCAAGCTCTCTCGCAGAACCTTGACTTTCATCATATTTAATACATTTTTTGCTGTATCGGTAAAAATTGCTGTGGTGATTTTAGCGCTGCTGGGAATGACGAATTTAGCAATGGCTATTTTTGCAGATGTAGGTGTTACTCTAATAGTGATTTTAAATAGCTTGCGTTTGATGCGCGATTAGGTTCAGTAGACCTCTTGCATAACTTGCTTTGCTTGAGAAATTTGAGTATTTTTGAGTGAATTTATCGGAAAATTTTGAGAGCACATGAGTGCATATGGTTGAAAAATTTAACGATAAAGGCGCCAAAAAGGGTAACTTTAGCAAGCAAATGAAATTATACAAGAGGTCTATTATTAAGCCCTATAAAGACTTTAAGCTTTAACTTTTTGATAATATTTACTAAAGTTGCCGTATTCAAAAGCAGGGTTAAATTCTCTTTCTGCTCGAATTTTGAGAGTGAGCGGTGCAGATAAGCCATAAAGGCCAAGGGCGCAAATAGTATGTTCAAAGAATTCACCGAGTCCATTTAAAACATTCAGGCTTCCATGAACGGCTTGCTCGGCACTTTCCCATTTGAGAGACTGCCACTTTTTTTGTGCACTTTCAGAACAAGGCAAATTTTTGGCAATACTTTGGCCAATGAAGGCAACTATGGCGAAAACACTTCCAGCCAGAGCTTGTATTGTTCCAGCAACAACCCTGGCAGGGCCTGATAAAATACCAATAATAGGAAAACTACCTGTAAAATTAAAAAACTCTTCACTTTTTGTTTGAAACTGATGAAGTTGATCTATATTCACAGTTTGTCCTTTTTTTAATTCAATTTTATTATTGAATTATAAATTTTTAATAAAAAATGCAGAAAAAGAGAGATTAGTTAGATAATAGTTACAAAGCTTTTAATTGCAGCTGCCCTGCATTCTGGCAATTTCATCTTTTAGGGATATAGAATTGAGCACTTCAACAAAAGCGACAGTCCGCTCATCTTGCTCTTTTTTGTAAATGCGAAGGTGATGATCTGCAAATAGGGCCACTTGAGGGAAGTGGGTAATGCAAATGACTTGATGGACTTTACCTAGATTCTTGAGTTTTTCCCCAATTAAGGAGGCTGTTGCTCCCCCTATATTAGCATCAATTTCATCAAAAATAAGGATAGATCTCGCTTCTTTGCCGGCTAAAACCGTTTTAAGAGCAAGTAAAATACGCGCTAACTCTCCTCCACTTGCCCCCTCTCGAATGGAAAATGCTTTTTCTCCTGGGTTGGGTTGAATAAAAAACTCAATCCTTTCTTGGCCACTGCTATTGATTTCTTGTTTTTCCAAGGAGATAAAGAACTCTGCCTTTAACATATTAAGTTGTTTTATTTCTTGGGTGACTTTTTCCTGCAGGAGGGCTGCAGCTTGATGCCGTTGATGAGAAATGCGCTCAAGAAGGACAGCGTTGTGTTTTTTTAAGCAGTCTAATCTTTCTGTTAAGGCATCAAAATGGGTGTCGCTGCTTTCAAGCGATTCAAGTTGCTGCTGCTTTAATTTAAAATAGTTCAGAACTTCGGGTAAAGTAGGGCCATATTTTTTTTGAATTTTATTCAATGTGTTAAGACGATCACTAACCCACTGGAGTCTTGTTGGGTTGGATTCTTGCCGGCTGAGATAAGAGCGAAGCTGGTGAGCAACTTCCTCCAGTTCGCAAATTCCTTGTGAGAATCCTTTAAGGCATTCTGAGGTCTTTTCATCCAGCTTAGATAGCTGCTCAAGATTGTATTTCTGTTTTTTTAAATGAATGAGCCCCATTTTTTCTGAAGTTAGGCATTGATAAATTTCGCTCGCCTTTTGCATACGCTCTTCAGAAGAGGAGAGCAGGGAGTACTCATGAAAAAGCTCCTCTTCCTCGCCCTCTTTGAGATCAGCTTCTTCAAATTCGCTAATCTCCATTTTACAAATTTCGACTTCTCGAAGTCTTTTTGCTTCATTTTGTTGCCATTCTTGCAACGCGTTGCGCAATTCCTGCTCCTCTTTCCAAGATTCAGCAAATTGGCTTACTTCTTGGCTACAGCCAGCAAAATCATCCACAAGCTGCCGATGCTCCTCGACAGAAAAGAGCATTTGATTAGCATGTTGGCCCACTAAGTTAAATAAAAAAGAGCCAAGCCTTTTTAGTAGAGAAACCTGTACGGGTTGGTGGTTGATGAAAGTTCGGTTTTTCCCATTAATGGAAATTTCTCTTTTTAGAACTAGCTCTTCCCCATCCAGGTCTATGCCAGATTCTTGTAAAAGCTTTTGAATGTCCGGTCTTGAATGGATATCGAGTATGGCCTCCACCGTAGCTTTTTCGCATCCATGACGGACCAAAGAAGCGTCACCTCGATTGCCAAAAAGAGTTTTTAGGCCCTCCATAATGGCTGATTTACCCGATCCCGTTTCCCCGGAAAGAACATTAAAGCCTTCCGCAAAAGAAATTTCCATAGACTCGATAAGAATCAAAGAATGAATTTTTAAGAATTTAATCATGAGTAGAGTCTATTAAGTCCTGTAGGGAGCCTGCACTCAATTCCATTAAATAATAGTCTTGACTCCAGAGAGGAACGGAAAAAACAATATTGCGCTCCACCGCGTCGATAGGCTTTAATTCAATTGGACTTCCCGCAAACGGATAAATGAGTATTTCATCAAAGCTAAAAGTTTTCTTCTCCTTGGCATAATCGCTTTTCTTTACCAAAACAGCCCGATTCATGATATCAATCAGTTTTGTTTGCTGCTCAAAATTTAACGTGTAGGGTTTTTGCTTGTAAATTACTGCCGCCCCACGGACATTGTTCATAGCAATATAGGTGTTTTTTTCAGAAGCTGAAAAAAAAGGAGAGAGATTTAAAAAGATAAGAGTGAATGCTCCAATCACAACCGCAATGGTCATTATAACAAGGGTATTGCTTTTCATAGTCGCCTTTTTATTAGGGTCATAGAAATCTCTTTATTCTCTTGCTTTTGCCAAAATCACGTCAAGAGTTTTGAAATGTTTTTTGCCCACATTTTCTAGCTCCTGCTGCCCATGCTCTCTAGCAAATTTTACACCTGCGGAAATCACTTGGGAAGAAGCTCCTTTAGGAAGAGTGATGTGATATTTTTCACTTAAAGCATTTAATCCTTGCAAAAAGGCATCTCGAGCGAGGATTGAAGCTGCTGCAACAACAAGATCCTCTTCGGCGCGGTGACGTTGGGTAAGATTGAGGAAGATTTTTTTTCTTTTTAATGCATCAATGACGACATATTCGCTGGCAAACTGGTCAATAATTACTTTATCGCAACTGGTTCTTGCGACAAGAGTTTCAATAATCGTCGCATGGCCCCACGCAAGTAGACGATTCAAATTGCGAAATTGCTCATAGAGTTGGTTGTATTTTAAAGGGTTAACTTTAACGATATGGTAGACAAAATTTTCGCGAATTTTGAGGGCTATTTTATGAATGGCTAAATCTTTCAAATTTTTCGAATCCTTCACGCCAAGCTCTTTTAATAAGCTCACCTTTTCCTCCGAGGCATAGACCCCTGCAACGCATAAAGGTCCAAAAAAATCCCCTTTTCCCGATTCATCCACCCCGATGCGAGGGAGCTTGTCGATTTGTGTTAGTGGATAAGAATAGCTAAAGGCTTTTAGAATTTCGGGTTCTAAATAAAATTCAATAAATGAAGCCATCTCTTTGCCTTGAACGACAAGTTTTCCCGATGTATAGAGAGTGCAGGCAATGCCCTTTTTGGTGGCACTAAAGTGAGTATAGGGGGGGATTGAGAAAATAAATCCTTGGGATTCTAGGTCATGGCGCAGTTTAGTTGCGAGTCCCGGGTCAATTTGTGCAACAAAACTAGAAGGTTTGCTCATTTGATTTTCTTATTTTTTAATTCTGGTTTAGTTTATAAAGATACCATTGTCGATGGATTTTTTAGGATAGGTTTTTATGAATGAATTGGTTGTTGATGAAATGAGGGAAATAAGTGAGACGTTTAAGAAGCGCCGTAAGGAAATGAATCTTTCCCTGAAGGAAGTGGAAAACGCTACTTCCATCCGTATGACCTATCTACAAGCCATTGAAGATGGAGAGTTGAAAAAACTCATTTCTCCCGTTTATGCTCAAGGTTTTCTTAAGCAATACGCTGCCTTTCTTGGTATTGATGGTGAGGCAATTGTGCGTGAACATCCCCATCTTTTTAACCGCAAAGAGCAGCAAGAGTTTGCTTATGGAATTGGCACCCTAGAAATGCGTGGCAATCCGGGGGCCGGGGCGAAATGGGTTCCCAACTTTCTCTGGATCGTTGCTTTCATGGGTCTTTTTGGTTTGGCATGGTATCTAGCAAAAACTTTTGAAGTACTTTGATGAAAGATGGATAGGGCGATAGGCTTTTTGCGTGTTTTTTTTACGGGACTTTGCATGGGGGCAGCCGACCTTGTCCCAGGGATTTCCGGTGGAACGATTGCTTTTATCATGGGTATCTACGAGCAACTTATTCATGCAATACGTTCCTTAAACATTAAAATGCTTATCGCTCGTAAAATTCCTTTCTCATTTCTTTTTTTCCTCTTTTCCGGAATGGCCTGTTCATTACTATTATTTTCGCATACCATTGCAACGCTTCTAAAGGATTCTGAGCACAGGCCATTACTCTATGCCTTTTTTATGGGATTAATTGCGGCTTCCGTTTGCTTTTTGCTCGGTCAGATTAAAAATTGGAGCAAAAACGAGGTTATTTCTCTCATCCTCGGCGCAATGGTCGCCTATTTGCTAAGTGGACAGCCTTTAGCATACTCGGAGAAAGTTATCATTCAAGATGTCTGGATTCATCCTTGGCTTATTTTCTCAGGTGCAGCAGCTATCTCGGCAATGCTCTTGCCTGGAATTTCTGGGAGCTACCTCCTGATGATTCTAGGTGTCTATCCTATTTCTCTTGAGGCATTAACAGATTTTTCAAGTGGATTAAAAAATGGTCTATTAGATGGAGCTGCCTTGGTTATTCTTGCTAATTTGATGACGGGAATTGTCTGCGGAGCTCTTCTTTTTTCTCATGTTATTAACTGGCTATTAAAGCATTACCATCAAATGACTTTGGCATTGCTTATTGGCTTTATGATCGGAGCGGTGCGCACCGCATGGCCTTTTTGGGAATTTACAACCGTTTTACACCCTTTTCGTCCTGAGAAAGGGATGATTCCTTCAATGACGCGGCCTATTCTTCCTGATATTAGCACTCCTCTTTTTTGGAAGGCATTAATCTGTGCGTTGGCTGGTTTTTTGATTGTTTTCGCAATCGATGTGTTTTTCAGGGAAGAAGCCGTAATGCACACGAAAAAGAGTTAGTCCATGTGCTGGTGCACTCATTCCTGCCTTAGTGCGGTCTTTCCCATCTAAAATAAGCGGGATTTGGCTGACAGAAATTTTTCCAAGTCCTACGTAAACTAAAGTCCCTACAATATTTCGGGCCATTTTGTAGAGAAAATGGCGTCCAAAAATAGCGATTTTTAAGCGGTTATTTTCTAGCTGGACAAAATCAATTCTCTCTACCTGACGGATTTTATTTTGGTAGACTTCATTTTTTTTAGCATTGCAAAAAGCGGAAAAGTCATGCTTACCAATAAGCTGCTTAGAGGCTTCTTTCATTTGTTTAATATCTAGGTGCTTTGGGACGTGCCAAGAGTAAAGACGGTGCTGCGGAAGTTGAACGCTTCCCTGGCAGATTTCGTAGTGGTATGTTTTCCCATTTGAATCTAGCGTTGGATGGAAATCGTTTTCTGCGACCTCTACCATCGTGATGCGTATATCCTTAGGTAGCAGAGCATTTATGCTGAGTTTAAATTTTGAAACATCCTCTAAAGTCTTTGATGTAAAAAAGTTAACGACTTGGCCGAGCGCATGAACGCCAGCGTCTGTTCTGCTAGCTGCTTGAAGAGTAATTTCATGTTGTAAAATGCGTTGCAGGGTCTTCTGTATTGCCTCTTCGATACTGGGACCTAACGGGGTTTTTTGCCAACCTAAGTAGTTTGTCCCATCATAGACTAAAGTGAGGCGAATGTTAGATAGGGAGGTCACGGCATTTTAACAAATAGTTGCACTCCTTCCGCAAAGCGTTGAATCGCCAGCAATACGAGTATCATACCCATCAGCCTCTCACAGGCCATGAGTCCATTGTGGGTCAAAACTCTTTTTAAGAAGGGTGAGGCGAGTAAAACTGCTGATGCAGCAACCCAAGCGAGAAAAATAGCACCTACCATGAGAGGAATCGAAGGGATGTCATGGGCATAGAGCATGATTGTTGCAAGCAATGAGGGGCCTGCAATAAGAGGAATTGCTAAGGGAATAACAAAAGGTTCTCCTTTGGGAAGATTAGCGCGAGGGCTGTCAAAAGAAGGAAACAAAATTTTAATAGCCACTAGGAAGAGAATCAGGCCTGAGGAAAGTCTGATCGCAGTATCCGAGATTTGCAAGATATCAAATATGTACTCCCCAATCGTATTGAAAAGAAGCATAAAGCCTAGAGCGATCAACATTTCCCGGATCACAATCCAGTTTTGGCGTTTGCGT
This genomic interval from Chlamydiales bacterium STE3 contains the following:
- a CDS encoding Uncharacterized protein (Product derived from UniProtKB/Trembl:F8L0N2), with protein sequence MKRLCPIIFVLFSIALPLFAEITDDSTVQKTWLQGQDENTPYHLKFTFDSTAKANLKRKSHGKVQYAEADLEGSMVFYHDECNSDSAYALAGYEYTRINWRRNPYFKQDEFNTLSLGIGASSKRMYDWLWLAEIRANFDVNHFKFSKYVTWDLYAWGRYTYSPGVNIHLGFLAFTGMKFDRVCPIVGFDWHINEKWKLNAVFPVDISLQYFLDDNWSISFAAKAILSRHRTGPNERLSRAVVVYTSGGLELGIDYLACDGRFSLNAHVGEMLGGRLKITNQHYHHKKQHRFRSCPYVGGELAYRF
- a CDS encoding Uncharacterized protein (Product derived from UniProtKB/Trembl:A5V023); translation: MDRAIGFLRVFFTGLCMGAADLVPGISGGTIAFIMGIYEQLIHAIRSLNIKMLIARKIPFSFLFFLFSGMACSLLLFSHTIATLLKDSEHRPLLYAFFMGLIAASVCFLLGQIKNWSKNEVISLILGAMVAYLLSGQPLAYSEKVIIQDVWIHPWLIFSGAAAISAMLLPGISGSYLLMILGVYPISLEALTDFSSGLKNGLLDGAALVILANLMTGIVCGALLFSHVINWLLKHYHQMTLALLIGFMIGAVRTAWPFWEFTTVLHPFRPEKGMIPSMTRPILPDISTPLFWKALICALAGFLIVFAIDVFFREEAVMHTKKS
- a CDS encoding hypothetical protein (Product derived from UniProtKB/Swiss-Prot:Q8K9B4;UPF0056 membrane protein BUsg_434), whose translation is MTLFNLAFMLFLIMDPIGNVSSYLNLVHELPRKRQNWIVIREMLIALGFMLLFNTIGEYIFDILQISDTAIRLSSGLILFLVAIKILFPSFDSPRANLPKGEPFVIPLAIPLIAGPSLLATIMLYAHDIPSIPLMVGAIFLAWVAASAVLLASPFLKRVLTHNGLMACERLMGMILVLLAIQRFAEGVQLFVKMP
- a CDS encoding hypothetical protein (Product derived from UniProtKB/Swiss-Prot:O32960;Epimerase family protein ML0860) yields the protein MRILIAGAHGLVGSALVPFLKAQGHQVISLTRKKNEGGIFWDPDEGVLSKDALENFDVVINLAGENISSGRWTEAKKKKILESRIKSTHLLVQTLKGLKNPPQKLLNASAVGYYGIESYGAVSENAPNGSGFLAKVCQEWEHAALPAQQAGIKTVFMRFGIVLSARGGALAKMLTPFKLGLGGTLGSGKQWMSWIAIDDLVEAIFFVLNHPELEGAINFVSPEPVTNKEFTKALGATLNRPTFFPLPAWVAKLVWGEMAEELLLSGVKASPHQLEKSHYSFLYPNLSEALKHLIK
- a CDS encoding putative cadmium-transporting ATPase (Product derived from UniProtKB/Swiss-Prot:P20021;Gene name derived from UniProtKB/Swiss-Prot:P20021;EC number derived from UniProtKB/Swiss-Prot:P20021), giving the protein MTTVSASEQLSKLKWLVFSTLIVMGLEVLSFWKISLPPAFGALFYGTLICVIGWETLQKGFQALLHLNFKSINLLMLIAVAGAFYLGDYEEAAVVIVLFSLAEHLEESGISKSKSALNILLNQMPKKILLKDSNQLVDVESVKVSEIIRVKPGQMIPLDGKVIGGASFVDESTITGEPIPQDKRPGDMVYAGTLNNQGYIDVLVSKEFQNTALAKIRQMTFQSSQYKAETQRFIEHFSSYYTPAILVLALFWMSALPLIFARPFQESFYQALNLLVIACPCALVISTPIAIFSAIGSASKRGVLIKGGKFLEALGRLSALALDKTRTLTKGKPFVSEIIPLGKKSREGLLACAAGIEKLSEHPLAASIVEAAEKENLALHSVENFESFVGKGAKADCLVCYDRHHCIGKLQFIMEEHGVPQAVLDSIEELQNQGKSVIVVSTNHSIEGLIALEDELRPDSKKLIDALKELHVHPVMLTGDHKISANVIAEKLGIKDVRSELLPEEKGVSIQELLTKYQVVGMVGDGVNDGPALALSSVGISMAELGSDTALEAASVVLLNDNLLLIPELIKLSRRTLTFIIFNTFFAVSVKIAVVILALLGMTNLAMAIFADVGVTLIVILNSLRLMRD
- a CDS encoding hypothetical protein (Product derived from UniProtKB/Trembl:Q6MDE5) yields the protein MNELVVDEMREISETFKKRRKEMNLSLKEVENATSIRMTYLQAIEDGELKKLISPVYAQGFLKQYAAFLGIDGEAIVREHPHLFNRKEQQEFAYGIGTLEMRGNPGAGAKWVPNFLWIVAFMGLFGLAWYLAKTFEVL
- a CDS encoding DNA repair protein RecN (Product derived from UniProtKB/Swiss-Prot:P17894;Gene name derived from UniProtKB/Swiss-Prot:P17894), which encodes MIKFLKIHSLILIESMEISFAEGFNVLSGETGSGKSAIMEGLKTLFGNRGDASLVRHGCEKATVEAILDIHSRPDIQKLLQESGIDLDGEELVLKREISINGKNRTFINHQPVQVSLLKRLGSFLFNLVGQHANQMLFSVEEHRQLVDDFAGCSQEVSQFAESWKEEQELRNALQEWQQNEAKRLREVEICKMEISEFEEADLKEGEEEELFHEYSLLSSSEERMQKASEIYQCLTSEKMGLIHLKKQKYNLEQLSKLDEKTSECLKGFSQGICELEEVAHQLRSYLSRQESNPTRLQWVSDRLNTLNKIQKKYGPTLPEVLNYFKLKQQQLESLESSDTHFDALTERLDCLKKHNAVLLERISHQRHQAAALLQEKVTQEIKQLNMLKAEFFISLEKQEINSSGQERIEFFIQPNPGEKAFSIREGASGGELARILLALKTVLAGKEARSILIFDEIDANIGGATASLIGEKLKNLGKVHQVICITHFPQVALFADHHLRIYKKEQDERTVAFVEVLNSISLKDEIARMQGSCN
- a CDS encoding tRNA pseudouridine synthase A 2 (Product derived from UniProtKB/Swiss-Prot:Q6MDE3;Gene name derived from UniProtKB/Swiss-Prot:Q6MDE3;EC number derived from UniProtKB/Swiss-Prot:Q6MDE3) codes for the protein MTSLSNIRLTLVYDGTNYLGWQKTPLGPSIEEAIQKTLQRILQHEITLQAASRTDAGVHALGQVVNFFTSKTLEDVSKFKLSINALLPKDIRITMVEVAENDFHPTLDSNGKTYHYEICQGSVQLPQHRLYSWHVPKHLDIKQMKEASKQLIGKHDFSAFCNAKKNEVYQNKIRQVERIDFVQLENNRLKIAIFGRHFLYKMARNIVGTLVYVGLGKISVSQIPLILDGKDRTKAGMSAPAHGLTLFRVHYGFFPEKHIDCENNQKTSQRTD
- a CDS encoding Ribonuclease HIII (Product derived from UniProtKB/Swiss-Prot:Q6MDE6;Gene name derived from UniProtKB/Swiss-Prot:Q6MDE6;EC number derived from UniProtKB/Swiss-Prot:Q6MDE6), which produces MSKPSSFVAQIDPGLATKLRHDLESQGFIFSIPPYTHFSATKKGIACTLYTSGKLVVQGKEMASFIEFYLEPEILKAFSYSYPLTQIDKLPRIGVDESGKGDFFGPLCVAGVYASEEKVSLLKELGVKDSKNLKDLAIHKIALKIRENFVYHIVKVNPLKYNQLYEQFRNLNRLLAWGHATIIETLVARTSCDKVIIDQFASEYVVIDALKRKKIFLNLTQRHRAEEDLVVAAASILARDAFLQGLNALSEKYHITLPKGASSQVISAGVKFAREHGQQELENVGKKHFKTLDVILAKARE
- a CDS encoding hypothetical protein (Product derived from UniProtKB/Trembl:Q6MDE7); translated protein: MKSNTLVIMTIAVVIGAFTLIFLNLSPFFSASEKNTYIAMNNVRGAAVIYKQKPYTLNFEQQTKLIDIMNRAVLVKKSDYAKEKKTFSFDEILIYPFAGSPIELKPIDAVERNIVFSVPLWSQDYYLMELSAGSLQDLIDSTHD